In Prunus dulcis chromosome 2, ALMONDv2, whole genome shotgun sequence, a single genomic region encodes these proteins:
- the LOC117618474 gene encoding uncharacterized protein LOC117618474, which produces MATSLLVNLNLIMAAIIILCNISSVSSTNTSLPPPMSPRNQYEEIGAAIGEMQSGNYFTFVMLMNMVGPFDERLEKNVTFLMPNDQMLSEVVLPVAVADEEGDAVMDFLLRHSIPSPLLFEYLEHIPTGSTIPSSKPGYLLRVSNNASNNAGRYFYLNNVKIVKPNVCTASASSIRCHGIDGVLAPLEPPPPPLQPPPDQDDDSCSDKAPPASSSPVDDNPNTPAAVPASPLTDPANLKSSAAPSSLFLSSHEQGHGLRMSLTSCAILLSVFISMI; this is translated from the coding sequence ATGGCCACCTCCTTACTTGTGAATCTGAATCTGATCATGGCTGCAATAATAATACTCTGCAATATTTCATCAGTTTCTTCTACAAATACTTCTCTTCCTCCACCTATGAGCCCGAGGAATCAATACGAAGAGATTGGCGCTGCCATAGGAGAGATGCAAAGCGGCAACTACTTCACCTTTGTAATGCTGATGAACATGGTAGGCCCCTTTGATGAGAGACTAGAAAAGAACGTCACTTTCTTGATGCCCAACGATCAGATGCTATCAGAGGTGGTGTTGCCAGTGGCAGTGGCAGATGAGGAGGGGGACGCTGTTATGGATTTCTTGCTTCGTCATTCGATCCCTTCACCATTGCTTTTCGAGTATTTGGAACATATCCCAACAGGTTCAACAATTCCGAGTTCAAAGCCAGGCTACTTACTCAGAGTCTCCAACAATGCCAGCAACAATGCAGGGAGGTATTTCTATCTCAACAATGTCAAAATTGTTAAACCAAATGTATGCACTGCATCGGCCTCTTCTATTCGATGCCATGGCATAGACGGGGTTCTAGCACCACTAgaacctcctcctcctcctttaCAACCACCACCTGatcaagatgatgattcttgTTCTGATAAAGCTCCTCCAGCCTCATCATCACCCGTTGATGATAATCCAAATACACCAGCTGCAGTGCCTGCCTCGCCCCTAACTGACCCAGCAAATTTAAAATCATCAGCTGCTCCCtcttctctgtttctttcGTCTCATGAACAAGGTCATGGTTTGAGGATGTCATTGACCAGCTGTGCTATATTGCTGTCCGTTTTCATCTCTATGATCTAG
- the LOC117617461 gene encoding cellulose synthase-like protein D3, which translates to MASRSFKASRSNLSSNSDMPDAHNKPPVPPTVTFGRRTSSGRYISYSRDDLDSELGSGDFMNYTVHIPPTPDNQPMDPSISQKVEEQYVSNSLFTGGFNSVTRAHLMDKVIESEANHPQMAGAKGSSCAIPGCDAKVMSDERGVDILPCECDFKICRDCYTDAVKTGGSICPGCKETYKNTDLDEMAVDNARPPLPLPLPNGMSKNERRLSLMKSTKSVLMRSQTGDFDHNRWLFETKGTYGYGNAIWPKEGGFGNGKDDEIVEPTELMNKPWRPLTRKLKIPAAILSPYRLLIFIRMVVLALFLAWRVNHPNNDAIWLWGMSVVCEIWFAFSWLLDQLPKLCPVNRSTDLNVLKEKFETPSPNNPTGKSDLPGIDIFVSTADPDKEPPLVTANTILSILATDYPVEKLACYVSDDGGALLTFEAMAEAASFANIWVPFCRKHRIEPRNPESYFNLKRDPYKNKVLPDFVKDRRRVKREYDEFKVRINGLPDSIRRRSDAYHAREEIKAMKLQRENREDEPVESVKVPKATWMADGTHWPGTWLSASPEHSKSDHAGIIQVMLKPPSDEPLHGADDDARLIDLTDVDIRLPMLVYVSREKRPGYDHNKKAGAMNALVRASAIMSNGPFILNLDCDHYIYNSQAMREGMCFMMDRGGDRLCYVQFPQRFEGIDPSDRYANHNTVFFDVNMRALDGLQGPVYVGTGCLFRRISLYGFDPPRSKEHHPGCCSCCFSRRRKHSSVANTPEENRALRMGDSDDEEMNLSLLPKRFGNSSFLIDSIPVAEFQGRPLADHPAVKNGRPPGALTIPRELLDASTVAEAISVISCWYEDKTEWGQRVGWIYGSVTEDVVTGYRMHNRGWKSVYCVTKRDAFRGTAPINLTDRLHQVLRWATGSVEIFFSRNNALLASPRMKLLQRIAYLNVGIYPFTSIFLIVYCFLPALSLFSGQFIVQSLNVTFLTYLLTITLTLCMLAVLEIKWSGIELEEWWRNEQFWLIGGTSAHLAAVLQGLLKVIAGIEISFTLTSKSGGDDEDDEFADLYIVKWSSLMIPPITIMMVNLIAIAVGFSRTIYSVIPQWSRLLGGVFFSFWVLAHLYPFAKGLMGRRGRTPTIVFVWSGLIAITISLLWVAINPPSGTNQIGGSFQFP; encoded by the exons ATGGCATCCAGATCGTTTAAGGCGAGCAGATCGAATCTATCATCAAACTCTGATATGCCTGATGCACATAACAAGCCTCCAGTGCCTCCGACTGTGACATTTGGCCGGAGAACTTCCTCTGGTCGCTACATCAGCTACTCAAGGGATGATCTTGATAGTGAACTCGGGAGTGGTGACTTTATGAACTATACAGTTCACATACCACCAACCCCAGATAACCAACCCATGGATCCATCCATCTCACAGAAGGTTGAAGAGCAATATGTGTCGAATTCGCTTTTTACAGGCGGGTTTAATAGTGTTACGCGAGCTCATCTTATGGATAAGGTGATCGAATCTGAAGCAAACCATCCTCAGATGGCTGGTGCTAAAGGGTCATCATGTGCAATTCCTGGATGCGATGCAAAGGTGATGAGTGATGAACGTGGAGTGGATATTCTTCCTTGTGAGTGTGATTTCAAAATATGTCGGGATTGCTATACAGATGCTGTGAAAACAGGGGGTAGTATTTGCCCTGGATGCAAGGAAACATACAAAAACACAGATTTGGATGAAATGGCTGTGGATAATGCACGGCCACCGCTCCCACTTCCTCTTCCAAACGGGATGTCAAAAAATGAGAGGAGGTTGTCATTGATGAAGTCAACAAAGTCAGTGCTGATGAGGAGTCAAACTGGGGATTTTGATCACAACCGGTGGCTCTTTGAAACAAAGGGAACTTATGGGTATGGAAATGCCATATGGCCCAAGGAGGGAGGTTTTGGAAATGGGAAAGATGATGAAATCGTTGAACCAACAGAGTTGATGAACAAACCATGGAGGCCACTCACACGGAAATTAAAGATACCTGCAGCTATTCTAAGCCCGTATAG GCTTCTAATATTTATTCGTATGGTTGTCCTTGCACTGTTCTTGGCATGGAGGGTCAACCACCCAAATAATGATGCAATCTGGCTTTGGGGAATGTCAGTAGTTTGTGAGATCTGGTTTGCTTTTTCTTGGCTGCTTGACCAACTGCCCAAGTTATGCCCAGTCAATCGTTCTACAGATCTTAATGTCTTGAAGGAGAAGTTTGAAACACCTAGCCCCAACAACCCCACCGGGAAATCTGATCTTCCAGGCATAGATATCTTTGTCTCCACTGCAGATCCAGATAAAGAACCACCTCTTGTCACTGCAAACACTATCTTATCTATTCTGGCTACTGATTATCCTGTTGAAAAGCTAGCTTGCTATGTTTCTGATGATGGAGGTGCACTTTTAACTTTTGAGGCCATGGCAGAAGCTGCTAGTTTTGCTAATATATGGGTACCCTTCTGCCGTAAACATAGGATTGAGCCCAGGAATCCTGAATCTTATTTCAATTTGAAGAGGGATCCATACAAGAACAAAGTGCTGCCTGACTTTGTCAAGGATCGTCGAAGGGTAAAACGTGAATATGATGAGTTCAAGGTTCGGATTAATGGACTGCCTGACTCTATACGCCGACGGTCAGATGCTTATCATGCTCGGGAAGAAATCAAGGCCATGAAGCTTCAAAGAGAGAACAGAGAGGATGAACCTGTGGAGAGTGTGAAGGTTCCCAAAGCAACATGGATGGCTGATGGAACCCACTGGCCAGGGACTTGGTTGAGTGCTTCACCTGAGCATTCTAAGAGTGACCATGCTGGTATTATACAG GTGATGTTAAAACCTCCCAGTGATGAACCGCTGCATGGAGCTGATGATGATGCTAGGCTCATTGACCTCACTGACGTTGATATCCGCCTTCCCATGCTTGTTTATGTGTCGCGTGAGAAACGCCCAGGCTATGATCACAACAAGAAGGCCGGAGCCATGAATGCCCTCGTTCGAGCCTCTGCCATAATGTCCAATGGCCCGTTCATTCTCAACCTTGACTGTGACCATTATATTTACAACTCTCAGGCAATGAGGGAAGGCATGTGCTTCATGATGGATCGTGGAGGTGACCGCCTTTGTTATGTCCAGTTTCCTCAGAGATTTGAGGGTATTGACCCTTCAGATCGATATGCCAATCACAACACTGTTTTCTTTGATGTCAATATGCGAGCTCTTGATGGGCTTCAGGGCCCAGTTTATGTTGGAACTGGATGTCTCTTTCGTAGAATTTCCCTTTATGGTTTCGATCCACCTCGGTCAAAAGAACATCACCCAGGTTGTTGCAGTTGCTGCTTTTCTCGTCGCAGAAAGCATTCCTCGGTAGCCAACACCCCTGAAGAAAACCGAGCCTTAAGAATGGGTGATTCTGATGATGAAGAGATGAATCTCTCCCTGCTGCCTAAGAGGTTTGGGAACTCAAGTTTCCTCATTGATTCGATTCCAGTGGCAGAGTTCCAAGGTCGTCCCCTTGCAGATCACCCAGCTGTGAAGAATGGACGCCCACCTGGTGCTCTGACCATTCCTCGTGAGCTTCTTGATGCATCTACTGTTGCAGAGGCGATCAGTGTCATTTCCTGCTGGTATGAAGACAAGACTGAGTGGGGACAGCGTGTAGGGTGGATTTACGGATCAGTTACTGAAGATGTGGTCACTGGGTATAGGATGCATAACAGAGGATGGAAATCAGTTTACTGTGTGACCAAGCGAGATGCATTCCGTGGAACCGCTCCTATCAATCTTACTGATAGGTTGCATCAGGTTCTGCGCTGGGCTACTGGCTCAGTTGAGATATTCTTCTCTCGCAACAATGCCCTCCTAGCCAGCCCAAGAATGAAGCTTCTGCAAAGGATAGCATACCTCAATGTGGGTATTTACCCCTTTACCTCCATCTTCCTCATCGTCTACTGCTTCCTCCCGGCCCTTTCCCTCTTCTCTGGTCAATTCATTGTCCAGAGCCTCAATGTTACATTCCTGACCTATCTTTTGACCATCACCCTCACTCTATGCATGCTTGCTGTGCTTGAGATTAAATGGTCTGGCATTGAGCTAGAAGAGTGGTGGAGAAACGAGCAGTTTTGGTTGATCGGAGGGACTAGTGCCCACCTTGCTGCTGTGCTTCAGGGGCTATTGAAAGTTATTGCAGGGATTGAAATCTCTTTTACCTTAACTTCAAAATCAGGTggtgatgatgaggatgatgagtTTGCTGACCTCTATATTGTGAAATGGTCATCTCTGATGATCCCGCCAATAACAATCATGATGGTCAACTTAATTGCAATAGCAGTTGGGTTTAGCCGAACAATATACAGTGTGATACCGCAGTGGAGCCGGTTACTTGGAGGGGTTTTCTTCAGTTTCTGGGTTTTAGCTCATCTCTATCCTTTTGCCAAAGGGTTGATGGGGAGACGAGGGAGGACACCCACCATTGTTTTTGTATGGTCGGGGCTCATTGCGATTACCATCTCTCTTCTTTGGGTGGCAATCAATCCACCTTCTGGTACGAACCAAATTGGTGGATCATTCCAGTTCCCCTAA
- the LOC117617587 gene encoding probable arabinosyltransferase ARAD1, which translates to MPGAGKQMTRSKSPVLLLLLALLALSLVFFLFSFHSPSPSDDPTTLLHPNHQPIYKPETSFVASLDRFLLAHKSPRRDDTVLLTTLPQHQPNHLDDLIFQTHTQRLYADPYYPLSLPIRVYVYDMPTKFTYDLLWLFRNSYRQTSNLTSNGSPVHRLIEQHSIDYWLWADLIAPESERLLKSVVRVHRQEEADLFYIPFFTTISFFLLEKQQCKALYREALKWVTDQPAWNRSQGRDHILPVHHPWSFKSVRRFMKNAIWLLPDMDSTGNWYKSGQVFLEKDLILPYVPNVDFCDSRCISETQSKRTTLLFFRGRLKRNAGGKIRSKLVAELSGAEGVAIEEGTAGEGGKAAAQEGMRKSVFCLSPAGDTPSSARLFDAIVSGCIPVIVSDELELPFEGILDYRKIALFVSSSDAVQTGWLLTFLRNIRPAQIEEIRQNLAKYSRHFLYSSPAQPLGPEDLVWRMMAGKLVNIKLHTRRSQRVVKESRNICMCECKRANSTTSGHL; encoded by the exons ATGCCTGGAGCTGGAAAGCAAATGACAAGATCCAAATCCCCAGTGCTTCTCTTACTTCTCGCTCTCCTCGCCCTCTCCCtcgtcttcttcctcttctcctttCATAGCCCCTCCCCCTCCGACGACCCCACCACTCTTCTTCACCCAAACCATCAACCCATTTACAAACCCGAAACCTCCTTCGTCGCCTCCCTCGACCGCTTCCTCCTCGCCCACAAATCACCCCGACGCGATGACACCGTCCTCCTTACAACGCTACCCCAGCACCAACCCAACCACCTCGACGATCTCATCTTCCAGACCCACACCCAGAGGTTGTACGCTGATCCCTATTACCCGCTCAGCCTGCCCATTAGGGTTTACGTCTACGACATGCCCACCAAATTCACCTACGATCTCCTCTGGCTCTTCAGAAACTCTTACAGGCAGACCTCCAATCTCACCTCTAATGGCAGCCCCGTTCACCGCCTCATCGAACag CATTCCATTGATTACTGGCTGTGGGCGGATTTGATTGCTCCAGAGTCGGAGAGGCTGTTGAAAAGCGTAGTGAGAGTGCATAGGCAGGAGGAGGCTGACCTCTTCTACATCCCATTCTTCACCACCATTAGCTTCTTCTTATTGGAGAAACAGCAGTGCAAAGCACTTTACAGG GAAGCTCTCAAGTGGGTCACCGATCAGCCTGCCTGGAACCGATCCCAAGGAAGGGATCACATACTTCCGGTTCACCATCCCTGGTCTTTTAAGTCTGTTCGCCGCTTCATGAAGAATGCAATTTGGCTGCTTCCTGATATGGACTCCACCGGAAACTG GTACAAATCTGGACAAGTCTTTCTGGAGAAAGATCTAATTCTTCCTTACGTTCCCAATGTTGATTTTTGTGATTCGAGATGCATATCCGAGACTCAATCCAAGAGAACCACACTGCTCTTTTTCCGCGGCCGGCTTAAAAGAAATGCT GGAGGGAAAATACGCTCAAAACTTGTAGCAGAACTAAGTGGTGCTGAGGGTGTAGCTATAGAGGAGGGGACAGCAGGAGAGGGAGGAAAAGCAGCAGCTCAAGAAGGAATGCGCAA GTCTGTCTTTTGCTTGAGTCCAGCTGGTGATACTCCATCCTCCGCTAGATTGTTCGATGCCATTGTTAGTGGTTGCATACCAGTAATAGTTAGTGATGAACTGGAACTTCCTTTTGAAGGAATACTAGATTATAGAAAG ATAGCtttatttgtttcttccaGCGATGCCGTACAAACTGGTTGGCTTTTAACATTTCTTAGAAATATTCGCCCTGCTCAGATTGAGGAAATCCGTCAGAATCTTGCCAAG TACTCAAGGCATTTCCTATACTCCAGTCCAGCTCAACCCTTGGGTCCAGAAGACTTGGTTTGGCGAATG ATGGCTGGTAAGTTGGTGAATATCAAACTTCACACTCGAAGATCTCAACGTGTGGTGAAAGAGTCGAGAAACATCTGCATGTGTGAATGCAAACGTGCCAACTCTACAACCTCAGGTCACTTGTAA
- the LOC117617588 gene encoding TOM1-like protein 1: MSDNLMEKVSAFGERLKIEGSEVGRKMSAGLSSVSFKVKELFQGPNQADKIVEDATSEALDEPDWAMNLDICDMINTERVNSVELVRGIKKRIMLKNPRVQYLSLVLLETCVKNCEKAFSEIAAERVLDEMVKLIDDPQTVVNNRNKALMLIEAWGESTGELRYLPVYEETYKSLRSRGIRFPGRDNESLAPIFTPPRSVSASESDASLSQQIPLDIPVQGFTAEQTKEAFDVARNSIELLSTVFSSSTQQDALQDDLTATLVQQCRQSQSAVQRIIETAGENEALLFEALNVNDEIHKVLSKYEELMKPLVVPTEPEPAMIPVAVEADESPSHAKEDSLIRKPAASRGLVHAGSHDDMMDDLDEMIFGKKGGSSSEGNQDPKKQQPAAKDDLISF; encoded by the exons ATGAGTGACAATTTGATGGAGAAAGTGAGTGCTTTTGGCGAACGCCTCAAGATCGAAGGGTCTGAGGTTGGTCGAAAGATGAGCGCTGGCTTGAGCTCAGTGAGCTTCAAGGTGAAGGAGCTCTTCCAAGGCCCAAACCAAGCAGATAAGATCGTCGAAGATGCCACATCAGAGGCACTTGACGAGCCTGACTGGGCTATGAATCTTGATATTTGTGACATGATCAATACTGAAAGGGTCAACAGTGTCGAATTAGTTCGTGGTATAAAAAAGCGGATTATGTTGAAGAATCCTAGAGTCCAGTACCTCTCGCTAGTACTGCTTGAAACATGTGTTAAGAACTGTGAGAAGGCTTTCTCAGAGATAGCTGCAGAAAGAGTTCTTGATGAGATGGTGAAGCTGATTGACGATCCTCAGACTGTTGTTAATAATCGCAATAAGGCTTTGATGCTGATCGAAGCATGGGGGGAATCGACTGGTGAGCTCCGCTATTTGCCTGTTTATGAGGAAACATACAAG AGTTTAAGATCAAGGGGTATTCGGTTCCCTGGTCGTGACAATGAGAGTTTGGCACCAATTTTCACTCCCCCACGTTCGGTTTCAGCTTCAGAGTCAGATGCTAGCCTTTCCCAGCAAATTCCACTTGATATTCCTGTGCAAGGCTTTACGGCTGAACAAACAAAGGAAGCATTTGATGTTGCAAGAAACAGTATTGAGCTTCTTAGTACTGTTTTCTCCTCTTCAACCCAACAAGATGCTTTACAG GATGACTTGACAGCCACACTTGTACAACAATGTCGTCAGTCTCAATCCGCCGTCCAGAGAATTATAGAGACAGCCGGAGAAAACGAGGCCTTGCTGTTTGAAGCGTTGAATGTGAATGATGAGATCCATAAAGTTCTATCCAAGTATGAAGAACTGATGAAGCCTTTGGTTGTTCCGACTGAGCCAGAACCTGCAATGATACCCGTTGCTGTGGAGGCTGATGAATCACCGAGTCATGCGAAAGAGGATTCCTTGATTAGAAAACCAGCTGCTTCTCGAGGTCTGGTCCATGCAGGGAGCCACGATGACATGATGGATGATCTGGATGAGATGATATTTGGCAAGAAAGGTGGAAGTTCTTCTGAAGGAAACCAAGATCCGAAGAAACAGCAGCCGGCCGCAAAGGATGACCTGATCAGCTTTTGA